The Tolypothrix sp. PCC 7712 region AACCGAGGGAATTTTGTAAAACAGATTTACACCCTACACCCAAAGCTTCACACAGTTGATCTGGTGCATCAATAGGTTGCGAATAATTAACAGGAAAATCTAACTCAATCCATTCACCTAGGTTTTTGGCAATCAACACACCGCTTTTAGTATAAAAACGGGCGACTGCATTGGGTGATAAATGTCCCTCAGACCAAAGTACATGAGCGCTAGCTAAGGTTGCATGACCACAAAGAGGTACTTCTACAGTAGGTGTAAACCAACGCAGATTAAAGCCATCATCCTGCTTGACGAGAAAAGCCGTCTCCGATAAATTCATTTCCTGCGCGACATTCTGCATCCAGCGATCGCTTTTCGGCGCGGGTAAAACGCAAACAGCCGCAGGGTTGCCTGCAAATGGTGTATTGGTGAAAGCATCTACCTGTGTAATGATTTGTCCCATAGAATCACCCTTATTTGAAATATTTTTGAATTTATTCACCAGCTAATTTGAAATCATTAAAGCAGCGATCGCATCTAACAAGTTTTGCGGTTCAATTGGTTTGGCTAAATGTGCTTGAAATCCAGCGGCGAGAATTTTGCGTTGATTTTCCTCACCAGCATAGGCGGTGAGGGCGATCGCTGGAATATCTCGGTTGAAACGAGGTGGTAGGGCGCGAATCTGACGAATGAAATTGTAACCGTCCATCTCTGGCATTCCAATATCGCTGATGAGCAAATCGAATGATGCTTGAGCCAATACTGGCAAGGCGTTAGAAGCAGAGGATACTACTTCTACAAATGCGCCTTCCTCTTCTAGTACCACCTTAACTAGTTCCAGGGAATCTGCCTCATCATCTACCACTATCACTCGCCGATCCTTTAAATTGAGTGTGGGATTCTTGCAGAAATCAGGAAGATTGAGATTTGACACAGAGATCAATGGCAACTGTACGGTAAAGGTTGCCCCTTGCCCTTCTCCAGCACTAGCAACAGCGATTGTACCACCATGCGCTTCCACCACCTGACGCGCGATCGCTAATCCTAAACCCAATCCGCCAAAGGTACGAGTGGTAGAACTATCCTGTTGTTGAAATAACTCAAATACATGGGGCAAAAATTCGGGTTTAATGCCATTGCCAGTATCGCTAACTTGAATTTGAGCATAGCGCTCGACACGGGTCAGTTGCACCGTCACTTGTCCCCCTGTGGGGGTGAATTTAATCGCATTCGAGAGTAAATTCCAGACTACCTGTTGTAATCTGCTGGCATCTCCTTTGACACACCCGACTGTGGAATCGAGCAAGACTTCCAACTGAATAGCTTTTGCTTCTGCTGCCAAACTCACAGTTTCTAAAGCTGCGGCGATTGGCTCTGATAAATTAATCGCTGCAAAGCTCAAAGAGAGTTTGCCACGAATGATGCGAGAGATATCGAGCAGATCGTCAATCAGTTGCACCTGTTGTTTAGCATTACGCTCGATTGTGCTTAACCCTTGCTGGAGCTTTTCGGGAGTAATTTTCGGTGATTGTAATATTTTTGCCCAACCTAAAATCGGGTTCAGAGGTGTTCGCAGTTCATGGGAGAGAATCGCCAGAAATTCATCTTTCGTGCGGTTGGCACGTTCTGCAGCTTCCCGTGCGGCTTGCTCTTGCTGAAGTAACTTTTCTTTTTGGGCTTCAATGGCTTTGCGATCGCTAATATTCTTAAACAAGATCGCAACTTTGTGATTTTCTGTCCCTTCGATGGGAAAAGCATATACCTCAAACCAGCGATTCATTACATCTGAGCCATTTTCAAAGCGCACCGGTTCACCTGTGAGAGCGACTCTGCCATAAGTTTCAAACCAAAATTTTTCCAGATTCGGAAGCAGTTGACTTGCAGTTTTACCAATTGCCTGTTGTAGTCCAGTTTCTCGCTCAAATGCAGGGTTAATTTCCAAGAAGCGATAATCGATTGGCGTATTATTTTCATCAAACAGCACCTCGACTACACAAAAGCCGTCTTCCATCGTCTCAAACAAGGTGCGATAGCGTTCTTCTGAACTACGTAAGGCTTCTTCTACCTGTTTGCGATCGGTGATTTCTTCGCAAACGGTGTTAATGCCTATTATGCGTTCGCCATCTTTCAAAGGCAAAAAGCTTTCTAACCAAACACGCGCTACCCCTGGTTGTGCGGGAGTTTCTCCGCGAATTTCGACATTTAGTAGCGGTTCTCCGGTTTCAAAGATAGGAAGCAACAACGCTTCGGCAGTATCCGCAATATTGGGCAGTAACTCTCGTATTGTTCGCCCAATGTGTTCTTCTGTGGAAAAGCCATTGATTTCCGCCAATCGCTGATTAATTCGCACAAAGCGCAGATCGGCATCGAGTACATTTAACCCGATGGGTGCAGACTGGTAAATAGTTTCAATTTCAGCTAGTTGTCGTTGCAAAGTTGTCTGACTTGCGTTTAATTCGGCTTCTAGCCGTTGGCGTTCTGTAATATCCGCCGTCATGCCAATCAGTCGAGTTAACTGTCCTTGCTCATCAAACAGCGCCCGTGCGCTTTCCTCCAATGTCACGATTTGTCCATCTGGGCGTATAACTCGATAGGTTGTTTTGTAAGTGCTGTTCTCAGGTGTCAGTGCCTGTAAAACTGCGATGAAGCGATCGCGATCCTCAGGATGCACTCGTTGCACAAAATTAACTCCTGTGTCCGCTTCTGCATCTGTTGAGCTTAAACCCAAAATCACACCACATTGAGGCGATCGCTTGACGATATCGGTATGTGGTTCCCACTCAAAGGTAAATATCCGGGCAACTTCCATTGCCAACAGATTGCGTTCTTCGCTCTCTCGCAGTGCTGCATTTACCTGCTCTAACTGGGCAGTCCGTTCCGCAACGCGCTGTTCTAGTTCCTGGTTAGCACGTTCTAGGGCTGCTTCTGTCTCTTTTTGCTGAGTAATATCACGGGCAACACAGTATATTACATCCTGGTCAATCTGCGGCGATCCTGTCCATTCCAACCAGCGATAGCGGCTATCTTTTGTCCGGTAACGATTCTCAAAATTGAGAATGGGTGCGCCTGCTTTTAACTTCTCCATTTCTGCCAGCGTGACGGAATGGTCATCTGGATGCACAAAGTTGATAAAAGGACTGGCTAAAAATTCTGCTGTTGAATAACCGAGAATTTGAGTAAAAGCTGGGTTGATCCGCTTAAAGTAGCCATCCATACCAATTACCGCCAGCAGATCGAGCGATCGCTCAAAGAAAAAGGCTGCTTCAAATACTGATGCGCTATTGTCTGGTTCCTGCTTGTTCACGGTTGGTTAGCTTTGTAATTCTAGAGGCGGATCTGTAGAGGATGAGCAAATTTGCTCTTTAATATCAGCAAAGGTGG contains the following coding sequences:
- a CDS encoding PhzF family phenazine biosynthesis protein, producing the protein MGQIITQVDAFTNTPFAGNPAAVCVLPAPKSDRWMQNVAQEMNLSETAFLVKQDDGFNLRWFTPTVEVPLCGHATLASAHVLWSEGHLSPNAVARFYTKSGVLIAKNLGEWIELDFPVNYSQPIDAPDQLCEALGVGCKSVLQNSLGYLVEVDSEDLVWHIQPNFQLLKTLLVSDVIVTSLTHCNSDYDFVSRFFAPGLGINEDPVTGAAHCCLAPFWRDRLGKDEFLAYQASSRGGVVKVRYPGGDRVFLAGQAVTVLRGELYN
- a CDS encoding PAS domain S-box protein, with the translated sequence MNKQEPDNSASVFEAAFFFERSLDLLAVIGMDGYFKRINPAFTQILGYSTAEFLASPFINFVHPDDHSVTLAEMEKLKAGAPILNFENRYRTKDSRYRWLEWTGSPQIDQDVIYCVARDITQQKETEAALERANQELEQRVAERTAQLEQVNAALRESEERNLLAMEVARIFTFEWEPHTDIVKRSPQCGVILGLSSTDAEADTGVNFVQRVHPEDRDRFIAVLQALTPENSTYKTTYRVIRPDGQIVTLEESARALFDEQGQLTRLIGMTADITERQRLEAELNASQTTLQRQLAEIETIYQSAPIGLNVLDADLRFVRINQRLAEINGFSTEEHIGRTIRELLPNIADTAEALLLPIFETGEPLLNVEIRGETPAQPGVARVWLESFLPLKDGERIIGINTVCEEITDRKQVEEALRSSEERYRTLFETMEDGFCVVEVLFDENNTPIDYRFLEINPAFERETGLQQAIGKTASQLLPNLEKFWFETYGRVALTGEPVRFENGSDVMNRWFEVYAFPIEGTENHKVAILFKNISDRKAIEAQKEKLLQQEQAAREAAERANRTKDEFLAILSHELRTPLNPILGWAKILQSPKITPEKLQQGLSTIERNAKQQVQLIDDLLDISRIIRGKLSLSFAAINLSEPIAAALETVSLAAEAKAIQLEVLLDSTVGCVKGDASRLQQVVWNLLSNAIKFTPTGGQVTVQLTRVERYAQIQVSDTGNGIKPEFLPHVFELFQQQDSSTTRTFGGLGLGLAIARQVVEAHGGTIAVASAGEGQGATFTVQLPLISVSNLNLPDFCKNPTLNLKDRRVIVVDDEADSLELVKVVLEEEGAFVEVVSSASNALPVLAQASFDLLISDIGMPEMDGYNFIRQIRALPPRFNRDIPAIALTAYAGEENQRKILAAGFQAHLAKPIEPQNLLDAIAALMISN